In the Geobacter sp. FeAm09 genome, one interval contains:
- a CDS encoding adenylosuccinate synthase, producing the protein MANVVVVGAQWGDEGKGKVVDIYTEHADDIVRYQGGNNAGHTLVVGNEKVVLHLIPSGILHEGKRCIIGNGVVLDPEVFIREITKLKETGRISDDSCLLLSESLHIIMPYHKQIDIAREAKSGDRKIGTTGRGIGPCYEDKIGRRGIRLMDLLDREIFTRKLKEVLAEKNFILEKLLGEAPCDFDATLAEYSGYAEVLKKYVADTSLILSKDLKAGKKALFEGAQGTLLDVDHGTYPYVTSSSTCAGGACTGSGVSPRDIHEIIGISKAYVTRVGSGPFPTELLDATGEQLRQVGGEFGATTGRPRRCGWFDAMVVRYAVRVNGLTGIALTKLDVLSDFDTIKICTGYTCDGKSLETLPASLELFEKCQPVYEELPGWKSDITGAQTYMDLPQQARDYVKRLEELAGCPIVLVSVGPRRDQTITLRNPFQ; encoded by the coding sequence ATGGCAAACGTTGTAGTTGTAGGCGCCCAATGGGGCGATGAGGGCAAGGGCAAGGTCGTCGATATCTACACGGAGCACGCCGATGACATCGTGCGCTATCAGGGGGGCAACAACGCCGGCCACACCCTGGTGGTGGGGAACGAAAAGGTCGTCCTGCACCTGATCCCTTCGGGCATACTCCACGAGGGCAAGCGCTGCATCATCGGCAACGGGGTGGTGCTGGACCCGGAGGTGTTCATCCGGGAGATCACCAAACTGAAAGAGACCGGCCGGATCAGCGACGATTCCTGCCTGCTGCTCTCCGAATCGCTGCACATCATCATGCCCTACCACAAACAGATCGACATCGCCCGCGAAGCCAAGAGCGGCGACCGGAAGATCGGCACCACCGGACGGGGCATCGGCCCCTGCTACGAGGACAAGATCGGCCGGCGCGGCATCCGCCTGATGGACCTGCTTGACCGGGAGATCTTCACCCGCAAGCTCAAGGAGGTGCTGGCCGAAAAGAACTTCATCCTGGAAAAGCTGCTGGGTGAGGCGCCCTGCGATTTCGACGCGACCCTGGCCGAGTACAGCGGCTACGCCGAGGTGCTGAAGAAGTACGTCGCCGACACCTCGCTCATCCTCAGCAAAGACCTGAAGGCCGGCAAGAAGGCGCTCTTCGAAGGGGCGCAGGGGACGCTTCTGGACGTGGACCACGGCACCTATCCCTACGTCACCTCGTCATCCACCTGCGCCGGCGGCGCCTGCACCGGCTCCGGGGTCAGCCCGCGGGACATCCACGAGATCATCGGCATCTCCAAGGCCTACGTCACCCGCGTGGGCAGCGGCCCCTTCCCGACCGAACTGCTGGACGCCACCGGCGAGCAGTTGCGCCAGGTGGGGGGGGAATTCGGCGCCACCACCGGCCGGCCGCGGCGGTGCGGCTGGTTCGACGCCATGGTGGTGCGGTATGCCGTGCGGGTCAACGGCCTGACCGGCATCGCCCTGACCAAGCTGGACGTGCTCTCCGATTTCGACACCATCAAGATCTGCACCGGCTACACCTGCGACGGCAAGTCCCTGGAGACCCTGCCGGCCAGCCTGGAGCTCTTCGAGAAGTGCCAGCCGGTCTACGAGGAATTGCCCGGCTGGAAGAGCGACATTACCGGGGCCCAGACCTATATGGACCTGCCGCAGCAGGCCCGCGACTACGTCAAGCGCCTGGAAGAGCTGGCCGGCTGCCCGATCGTGCTGGTTTCGGTCGGCCCGCGCCGCGACCAGACCATCACCCTGCGCAACCCGTTCCAGTAA